Below is a window of Corynebacterium kalinowskii DNA.
CCGAACAAGCCAGGCAGCTGGCCGCAGCCATTGATGCTGCGCGTCACGGCGAATCCCCTGCTGCGGTGTCCCCAGTTCCCGGACTCAACTTCGTCGCGTTCGACGTCGAAACCGCAAACGCGGACTGGGGTTCGATCTGCCAAATGGGCGCCGTTCGCTTCGTCGACGGTATCCCCACCGACTCCGTGTCCTGGTACGTTCAGCCTCCACAAGGTCTTGATGAATTCGATCCAGACAACGTCGCGATCCACGGCATCACCCCAGATCAAGTCGCTGATGCCCCCGAATTTCCAGATCGCCTCGCCGCGTTCATTGACTTTGTCGGCAACGACCCACTGGTCGCCCACAACGCACAGTTCGACTTCACGGCCTTGTCCCGAGCCAGCGCCGCCAGCGGCATAGCTGCTCCCACGATGTACTTCGGCTGTACCCTGCTGATGTGCCGAGCAGCCAAGTTAGGCTTTACCAACAACAAGCTCCCCACCGTCGCTGCTGGGTTAGGTGTTGACCTCACACAACATCACGACGCCACCGCTGATGCGGCTGCGTGTGGCGGCATCCTCGTGGAGCTTGCCCGGCGTGCTGACTACAGTGGCAGCTTTGTCGAGTTCTGTTTCTCTCAAGGCTTTACCCTGGGCATCTTGGAACCTAGTCGCGTATACCCGGTGCTCAAGGATCGCAGCGGAGCGGGCGTAGCGTTGCAGCGTAAGAAGCTAGGATTGGCCGTCGACAAGCCTGCAGCTGCTGAGGTACCTGCCCCCGCCGACAAGCCTGCCCGCTCTTCTTCCGCTCCTTGGTCGCGAGTGGCTACCCCAGAAGTAGTCCCCGATCCCAACCCGAATGCTGATCCTGGTGGGGCACTTTTCGGCCAGAATGTCACCCTGACAGGTGACTTTGCGCCATTCGAGAAGGGCGACTTGTGGGAAAGGATCGCAGCCCAGGGGGCGACGATCGGAAAGAACGTCACTAAGAAAACCACCATCCTGGTGTGTGGCCCGTGGGCTACCGTGACTTCCAAACAAAAGCGGGCTGAAGAGCTCATCCAAAAGGGACAAAAGTTGACCATTTGGACTGAAAAACAGCTCTACACCGCCTTGGGATTGGACGAACAACCCCCGTTTTAGAAAACTTCTTCCTCGAGTGGAACCTTTCCTATTCTTAGAGCAGTCTAAGTAAGTAGGAGGGTTTCTATTAATTAGGGGGATTGAAGTGTCGCTAGAAAATATTACTGGCGTCCAGGATTTGGTATTGCGTTTGCGCAGCACTGCAGACTTGGACATGGCAGCCTTGAGCAGCGAAGGATTTGCCGCCGCACCGGCGACTATCGCGTTGTCTGAGAACATTCGCGTCGCTTTTTCACCTTCCCAGGGGCCGGACCGGATCTTAGGATATGCGGAGCTCGCCGCGTTAGGGCTGAGCCCTCTCGTCGCGTGGCGGTCCATCGCTGAGCGCATCGTCGATGATGCCTGCGACGCCGATGCAGCGTCCTTCCTTGTGCGCCATCTTCACTCCCCTAACTTGCCACGCACCATTCAAATCCGGGTAAGGGCTGGAGTCGTATCGGAGTGGATCGCACATCCGCTGTTGTTTTCCCGAATCCAGCGCTGCGCCACCAAAGTCTTCGGCAGTGACACCGCCTACTTCCATGTCCTCGGACCTGACACGGTGATCGCTTCCGCCGCTGATATCACCCCCGCGGCGTTCCGAACGGACCTGCCGCGTCTTGGGCTAACAACTCGAGCCGACTATTTTTTCCACTCCTTGCGGTTTTACCAGGGCTTTCCGGTTGATTCCGCGCTGATAGATCCCCCGACTTCCGGTGAAGATTTGAAGACTCCGATCATGTGCTGACCGGGTCACAGCAGACACCGCGAGCGGATTCTCCCTAAACTTGGTGCAGTACAAGTCACCTGACGGACGAACCAAGAGGATGATAAAGACATGCGTCGCCCGATAACCGCAACTTACCGATTCCAGCTCCGCGGCCCCAAGGCTGACGAATTCGGACGTGCCTTCGGCTTCGCCCAGGCCGCAGATCAGCTCGAGTACCTCGCGGAACTGGGAGTCTCCCACGTCTACCTGTCACCGATTCTCACCGCGCTGCCAGATTCTAATCACTCCTACGACGTGATTGATCCGACTTCCATCAACCCAGAGTTTGGCGGCATGGAAGGTTTTAAGGCGTTGGCGCAAAAGGCCCACTCGTTGGGTCTTGGCATCATCATCGACATCGTGCCCAACCATGTTGGCGTGGCCAAACCAGCCTTAAATCCATGGTGGTGGGACGTTCTCAAGAACGGTCGTGACTCGCAGTACGAGCACTTCTTCGACATCGACTGGCACGAGGACAATGGTGCGGGTGGCAAGCTGGGCCTTCCGGTGCTCGGCGCCCCAGACGACGCTGCCAAACTCACCCTGGACTCATTCGAAGGTGAGCCAGTTCTGCGCTATTTTGACCATATTTTCCCAGTACGGCCAGGAACCGAGGGTGAGGATCCCCTGGCAGTGTACGACCAGCAGTCCTACAAACTGATGTACTGGCGGGACGGCATCATCGGCTATCGTCGCTTCTTCTCCGTCAACGAGCTGGCTGGCCTGCGCCAGGAAGATCCACTCGTGTTTGAACACACTCACCAGGTGCTGCGCGAGCTCGTGGCTCTTGACCTCATCGATGGTGTCCGAGTCGACCACCCCGATGGTCTGGCCGATCCATTCGGTTACCTCACTCGCCTGCGCGATGTCGTGGGCCCAGACCGCTGGTTGATCGTCGAAAAGATCCTCGGAGTATCCGAGCCACTCGATCCCCGCCTGACGGTGGACGGTACTACCGGCTACGATGCCCTTCGCGAGTTAGACGGTGTCTTTGTCGCCCGCGAGGGCGAGGACACCCTCTCTATGCTCTCTATGCAGCACACGGGTTCCCCATGGGATGAAGCTTCACTGGTTGCCAACGAGCATTCTCTCAAGCGCGAAGTGGCCGCAAGTGAGCTTGCGGCCGAGGTGCGTCGCCTAGCTCGCGCCATGCGACGCGACAATTTCTCCACTGCCGGCCCACACATCTCCGATGAACAGCTGATCGATACCATCGTGGAACTGGTCGCCTTCATGCCGGTCTACCGTGCGGACTACATTTCGCTCTCGCGTGTCACCGCC
It encodes the following:
- a CDS encoding exonuclease domain-containing protein; translated protein: MIAAHGAQIDVHASGVDIRYSPLLTALHYENVTIALSEITRVEVSEPTTVLSGSVSLLGADKRIIFSPGQAEQARQLAAAIDAARHGESPAAVSPVPGLNFVAFDVETANADWGSICQMGAVRFVDGIPTDSVSWYVQPPQGLDEFDPDNVAIHGITPDQVADAPEFPDRLAAFIDFVGNDPLVAHNAQFDFTALSRASAASGIAAPTMYFGCTLLMCRAAKLGFTNNKLPTVAAGLGVDLTQHHDATADAAACGGILVELARRADYSGSFVEFCFSQGFTLGILEPSRVYPVLKDRSGAGVALQRKKLGLAVDKPAAAEVPAPADKPARSSSAPWSRVATPEVVPDPNPNADPGGALFGQNVTLTGDFAPFEKGDLWERIAAQGATIGKNVTKKTTILVCGPWATVTSKQKRAEELIQKGQKLTIWTEKQLYTALGLDEQPPF
- the treY gene encoding malto-oligosyltrehalose synthase gives rise to the protein MRRPITATYRFQLRGPKADEFGRAFGFAQAADQLEYLAELGVSHVYLSPILTALPDSNHSYDVIDPTSINPEFGGMEGFKALAQKAHSLGLGIIIDIVPNHVGVAKPALNPWWWDVLKNGRDSQYEHFFDIDWHEDNGAGGKLGLPVLGAPDDAAKLTLDSFEGEPVLRYFDHIFPVRPGTEGEDPLAVYDQQSYKLMYWRDGIIGYRRFFSVNELAGLRQEDPLVFEHTHQVLRELVALDLIDGVRVDHPDGLADPFGYLTRLRDVVGPDRWLIVEKILGVSEPLDPRLTVDGTTGYDALRELDGVFVAREGEDTLSMLSMQHTGSPWDEASLVANEHSLKREVAASELAAEVRRLARAMRRDNFSTAGPHISDEQLIDTIVELVAFMPVYRADYISLSRVTATVIAQMVQRFPSHRDALDIIAAALLVDGEAATRFAQVCGAVMAKGVEDKMFYRASRLVALQEVGGAPGRFGVSASEFHLLQNERALLWPKSMTTLSTHDTKRGEDTRSRIIEISEVPSEFAEFINSITAITPPPDGATGHFLLQNLIGVWPEDGQPTDDLRTRFQAYAQKAIREAGIHTSWTEPVATFEDSIEHWVDALFDGPATAHLNEFVGLIAPAATTISLGRKMLQLIGAGVPDIYQGCEFFTKTLVDPDNRRFIDYTARSQKLAVLKEQGVVTAESVSDPDMAKLAVVSAALSARQSHPECFVGADYQAVYAVGPAEAHMVGMARGTSQRDLQVIAVCTRKPIMLENNGGWGDTTLTLPEGEWHESLTGRTFSGTVPLSELFEILPTALLTVVRH